The following are encoded in a window of Ignavibacteriales bacterium genomic DNA:
- a CDS encoding pectinesterase family protein gives MEKIFSSIAILLFVFAFHSDMFANEKANIIVAKDGSGKYTGIQEAINSVPADNKKNVIILIRKGIYNEKIYITKSHIALVGEDRDSTRIIYAELRRNWVKEHQGSDWGSAVINIDSLVTDITLANITVHNNYGGLYGEHDHQFAVRGGGIRVIIVNCNILADGGDTLSLWNKKDGMYYHTNCFFEGWVDFVCPRGWCYITDSRFFGHNMSASIWHDGDSDKDQKFVIRYSGFNGVPGFPLGRHHRDGQFYLIDCIFSWNMADRPIYHPISPNSVPWIWGERHYFYNCHREGGDYNWFSDNLESAEGSPNENEITAKWTFRGIWDPEETMPSVLPFVFLPGPRNGLYNVQRERVELKWTPARNAVSHNIYFGKTNAPEFIRNQKENKFAASKLDTKTTYFWRIDEVTKEDTLRGPLWHFTTK, from the coding sequence ATGGAAAAAATATTTTCTTCAATTGCCATACTGCTGTTCGTTTTTGCATTCCATTCCGATATGTTTGCGAATGAAAAAGCAAATATAATTGTCGCAAAAGATGGAAGTGGAAAGTACACCGGCATCCAGGAAGCTATTAATTCTGTACCGGCTGACAATAAAAAAAACGTCATTATACTTATCCGCAAGGGAATTTATAATGAAAAAATATACATCACTAAAAGTCATATAGCACTCGTAGGTGAAGACCGCGATAGTACAAGAATTATCTATGCCGAGTTGCGAAGGAATTGGGTAAAAGAACATCAGGGTTCGGATTGGGGATCGGCTGTGATTAATATCGACTCTCTCGTTACAGACATTACGTTAGCTAATATAACAGTACATAATAATTACGGCGGTTTGTATGGAGAACACGATCATCAATTTGCCGTTCGTGGAGGCGGTATCCGTGTAATCATCGTGAACTGTAATATTTTAGCCGATGGAGGTGACACACTCAGTCTCTGGAATAAAAAAGATGGTATGTACTACCACACTAATTGCTTTTTCGAAGGATGGGTTGATTTTGTTTGCCCGCGAGGATGGTGCTACATTACAGATAGCAGATTTTTCGGACATAATATGAGCGCCAGTATCTGGCACGATGGAGATTCGGATAAAGATCAGAAGTTCGTTATACGATATTCGGGTTTTAACGGTGTTCCCGGATTTCCGTTAGGGCGGCATCATCGAGATGGTCAATTTTATTTAATCGACTGTATCTTCTCGTGGAATATGGCCGATCGTCCAATATATCACCCAATCTCCCCTAACTCGGTACCTTGGATATGGGGAGAGCGTCATTACTTTTATAATTGTCATCGTGAAGGGGGCGACTATAATTGGTTCTCGGATAATTTAGAATCAGCCGAAGGTAGTCCGAACGAAAATGAAATAACAGCAAAATGGACATTTAGAGGAATTTGGGATCCTGAAGAGACAATGCCGTCGGTTTTGCCGTTCGTATTTTTACCCGGGCCAAGAAATGGATTATATAATGTTCAAAGAGAAAGAGTAGAATTAAAATGGACACCGGCACGGAACGCAGTCTCCCACAATATTTATTTCGGGAAAACTAATGCACCGGAATTTATTAGAAATCAGAAAGAGAATAAGTTTGCTGCCAGTAAATTAGATACGAAGACAACATATTTCTGGCGTATTGA
- a CDS encoding glycoside hydrolase family 28 protein codes for MPEIQLPTFPDRTVNIIDYGAAGDGYTMNTEFINAAIQACAKAGGGAVIIPAGSWITGPIRLESNINLHVEKGALVQFSKNLNDYPFSEIAENKYRRAQLISAYQARNIAITGDGIFDGAGEVWRYVLKEDLTEHQWKVLVESGGIVTANGEEWWPSKESMGAEKFLKESADAKKILTKEEYESTKEYNRPNLVNFVQCNGVLIDGPTFENSPKYHIIPQQCENLIIRNVKVFAPVWGKNTDAIDPSACRNMFIYNCMIDVGDDGICLKPGTIAANQKPGPACENIVIADCVVYHAHGGFVIGSETYGGARNVSVRNCVFIGTDVGLRFKSARGKGGVIEKIFIDGIQMREVVTDAILFDMYYSGGSPDVEARKDLTIRKMEPLTDRTPQFRDFYVKNIVCNGADRAIVINGLPELSIKNMIINNISIKSKRGVYIADAYGVQLDGCRIVPQSGNVFNIIQSRNVAIKGGTYPAPVDLFLKVFGERSENIRLSGVDFKQVKKGIELEKNVRADAVKQE; via the coding sequence ATGCCCGAAATTCAGTTGCCTACTTTTCCGGATAGAACGGTGAATATTATTGATTATGGTGCAGCAGGCGATGGATATACGATGAATACCGAGTTTATCAACGCTGCCATTCAGGCCTGTGCAAAAGCCGGAGGTGGAGCCGTCATTATTCCGGCCGGTAGTTGGATTACCGGACCCATCAGGCTTGAAAGCAATATTAACCTTCATGTAGAGAAAGGAGCGCTCGTTCAGTTCAGCAAGAATCTCAATGACTATCCGTTTAGTGAAATTGCGGAAAACAAGTATAGAAGAGCTCAACTAATCTCTGCCTATCAGGCAAGGAATATTGCAATTACCGGCGACGGGATCTTCGATGGAGCCGGAGAAGTCTGGCGCTATGTACTAAAGGAGGATTTAACTGAGCATCAGTGGAAAGTTCTTGTTGAATCTGGCGGAATTGTTACGGCAAACGGTGAAGAGTGGTGGCCTTCAAAAGAATCGATGGGAGCCGAGAAATTTCTTAAAGAAAGTGCGGATGCAAAGAAGATACTGACAAAAGAGGAATACGAATCGACAAAAGAATACAATCGGCCCAATCTCGTCAATTTTGTCCAGTGTAATGGTGTATTGATTGACGGACCAACATTTGAGAATTCCCCGAAGTACCATATTATTCCTCAACAATGTGAAAATCTGATTATACGCAATGTAAAAGTATTTGCACCGGTATGGGGAAAAAATACCGATGCCATCGATCCGTCAGCGTGCCGTAATATGTTTATCTATAATTGTATGATCGATGTCGGTGATGACGGAATATGTCTAAAACCCGGGACCATCGCCGCCAATCAGAAACCGGGTCCGGCATGTGAAAATATTGTAATTGCGGATTGTGTGGTATATCATGCCCATGGGGGCTTTGTAATTGGGAGTGAAACCTACGGTGGTGCACGCAATGTTTCTGTCCGCAATTGCGTTTTCATTGGTACAGATGTGGGACTGCGTTTTAAATCGGCACGCGGAAAGGGTGGAGTGATCGAGAAAATTTTTATCGATGGGATACAAATGAGGGAGGTAGTGACCGATGCGATTCTTTTTGATATGTATTATTCCGGCGGTTCTCCTGATGTTGAAGCCAGGAAGGACCTGACTATACGAAAGATGGAACCGCTAACGGACAGAACACCGCAATTCAGGGATTTCTATGTAAAGAACATCGTTTGCAACGGTGCAGACCGTGCCATTGTAATTAATGGTCTTCCTGAATTATCGATCAAGAATATGATCATTAATAATATTTCTATTAAATCAAAACGAGGAGTCTATATCGCCGATGCGTATGGAGTCCAGCTGGATGGATGCAGGATCGTTCCGCAATCAGGAAATGTATTTAATATTATTCAAAGCCGGAATGTTGCTATAAAAGGCGGAACCTATCCGGCGCCGGTCGATCTGTTCCTAAAGGTTTTTGGCGAGAGATCGGAAAATATCCGTTTATCCGGTGTGGACTTCAAGCAAGTGAAGAAAGGGATTGAGCTTGAGAAGAATGTAAGAGCCGATGCAGTGAAGCAAGAATAA